The Kiritimatiellia bacterium genome includes a window with the following:
- a CDS encoding lysophospholipid acyltransferase family protein — protein MASYLAYRVASILARAMPRGCAYWLGVRISDLYYALDAPARRAVESNLQRVFSYRGVVLSRDAKRGLARQTFRYFGKYIVDFFRDGGLGIEEVERRVSIEGRERLESAYASKRGVVLVTAHLGNWELGGAVLSALGYPIHAVEAPQRMPRLEKLLRRQRERRGVHIVHVGKSARVLLKRLREGHCVALLADRDFSGEHEETLFFGMATHLPRGAAWLAHRADSPILPVFLIRMVDDTYLLRIKPAIDPRESPSERATHERIRDALEEEISENPHQWFVFREFWKTDVPLAPSRRP, from the coding sequence ATGGCCAGCTATCTTGCGTATCGCGTGGCGTCGATCCTGGCGCGCGCGATGCCGCGGGGATGCGCGTACTGGCTCGGTGTGCGGATTTCGGATCTGTATTACGCGCTGGATGCTCCCGCCCGGCGTGCGGTGGAGAGCAATTTGCAACGGGTGTTCAGCTATCGTGGCGTAGTTTTGTCACGAGACGCGAAGCGTGGATTGGCCCGGCAGACCTTTCGGTATTTTGGCAAATATATCGTCGATTTTTTTAGGGATGGCGGGCTCGGAATCGAAGAGGTGGAGCGGCGGGTCAGCATCGAGGGCCGCGAGCGCCTCGAATCGGCATATGCCAGTAAGCGTGGAGTTGTCCTAGTGACCGCTCATCTGGGCAACTGGGAACTCGGAGGGGCCGTTTTGAGCGCACTCGGCTATCCGATCCATGCTGTCGAGGCGCCCCAGAGAATGCCCCGCTTGGAAAAACTCTTGCGAAGACAGAGGGAACGCCGGGGAGTGCACATCGTCCACGTCGGAAAATCTGCGCGGGTTCTGCTCAAGCGGCTGCGTGAGGGCCATTGTGTCGCTTTGCTGGCCGACCGAGATTTTTCCGGCGAACACGAAGAAACGCTATTCTTCGGAATGGCCACCCACCTGCCTCGCGGCGCGGCGTGGTTGGCTCACCGGGCCGACTCGCCGATTTTGCCGGTCTTCCTCATCCGCATGGTCGATGACACGTATCTGCTCCGCATCAAGCCTGCAATCGACCCCCGTGAGTCGCCCTCCGAGCGAGCAACACATGAGCGCATCCGCGATGCGCTGGAAGAGGAAATCAGCGAAAATCCGCATCAGTGGTTTGTCTTCCGAGAATTCTGGAAAACCGACGTGCCTTTGGCGCCTTCGAGAAGGCCATGA
- a CDS encoding response regulator transcription factor, giving the protein MIMVRQRRPKASKNRAENLPEARASFNQQGLTDGRTSVDLKSGRVQIIFTLPDDQGLRVLEALRETSNSRPLLLWLDPAGAVNLAIGASNESEASCVIPVQAVKRAAPASPRPNMPCLKINDFIINPGRHEVLYKGRAVPKLTFTEFGILHFLASHPGWVFNRTQIVAGVRGENYPVTDRAVDVQVAGLRKKLGEAASWIETVRGVGYRFRE; this is encoded by the coding sequence ATGATCATGGTTCGCCAGCGCAGGCCGAAAGCCTCAAAGAATCGAGCAGAGAATCTGCCGGAGGCCCGCGCGTCATTCAATCAACAGGGACTGACCGACGGCCGCACTTCTGTCGACCTGAAATCCGGGCGCGTTCAGATCATTTTCACGTTGCCGGACGACCAAGGGCTGCGCGTGTTGGAAGCCCTGCGGGAGACCTCGAATTCGCGTCCTCTCCTTTTATGGCTGGATCCCGCGGGCGCCGTGAATCTCGCCATCGGAGCGTCTAACGAGAGTGAAGCTTCCTGTGTAATTCCGGTCCAGGCCGTCAAGCGCGCGGCGCCGGCCTCGCCGAGGCCGAACATGCCCTGCCTCAAGATCAACGATTTCATCATCAACCCCGGGCGCCACGAAGTGCTCTACAAGGGCCGGGCGGTGCCCAAACTCACCTTTACGGAATTCGGAATCCTCCATTTCCTCGCGAGCCATCCCGGGTGGGTATTCAACCGAACCCAGATTGTCGCCGGGGTTCGCGGCGAAAATTACCCCGTTACGGATCGCGCTGTGGACGTCCAAGTGGCCGGGCTCAGAAAAAAACTGGGGGAAGCGGCTTCGTGGATCGAAACGGTCCGGGGCGTCGGCTACCGGTTTCGGGAGTGA
- a CDS encoding DUF2059 domain-containing protein, which produces MKHAIPVVTVLLVGCLIMGAAAGPAPDTAPSKTVLAEELVDLMNVEESIRNGLEMSRKAMMAQLEQASARFAGNINFEKTREVRQQIMSLIEREMAWEKIKGEFVALYANLFSEEELTGLIEFYKSPVGEAFVRKQRELMQRSLALHQRLMANLQPQIQQIIREAQKVAASPDKEE; this is translated from the coding sequence ATGAAACACGCAATTCCGGTTGTAACTGTTTTGCTTGTGGGTTGCCTGATCATGGGCGCGGCCGCGGGGCCGGCTCCCGATACCGCGCCATCCAAAACCGTTCTTGCCGAAGAATTGGTTGACCTGATGAATGTGGAAGAGTCCATCCGGAACGGCTTGGAGATGTCGCGAAAGGCGATGATGGCCCAGCTCGAGCAGGCTTCCGCGCGATTTGCTGGGAACATAAATTTTGAAAAAACTCGAGAGGTCCGCCAGCAGATTATGAGCCTGATCGAGCGCGAAATGGCCTGGGAAAAAATCAAAGGTGAGTTTGTGGCTCTCTATGCGAACCTTTTTTCGGAAGAGGAACTCACCGGCCTGATCGAGTTTTACAAGTCGCCGGTTGGGGAAGCGTTTGTGCGAAAACAGCGGGAACTTATGCAGCGAAGTCTGGCTCTACACCAAAGGTTGATGGCGAATCTTCAACCCCAGATTCAACAGATCATTCGCGAGGCGCAGAAAGTGGCTGCCTCGCCCGATAAGGAGGAATGA
- a CDS encoding zinc ribbon domain-containing protein, translated as MPLYEFHCNECGQEIELLVRSADWRGTACPLCGSSRLVKKLSVFAAGSSSSKSMGDLATDSPCCGASGADGACCGGSCSWN; from the coding sequence ATGCCGCTGTATGAATTCCATTGCAACGAATGCGGTCAGGAAATCGAACTGCTGGTTCGGTCCGCCGATTGGCGGGGGACTGCTTGCCCGCTCTGCGGCTCATCTAGGCTGGTGAAGAAGCTTTCGGTTTTTGCAGCCGGATCGTCTTCTTCCAAGTCGATGGGTGATTTGGCGACAGACAGCCCATGCTGCGGCGCTTCAGGCGCCGATGGAGCATGTTGCGGAGGTTCTTGCTCCTGGAACTGA
- a CDS encoding LptF/LptG family permease: MKLIDRYLLGTFLTPFVYVLLAFCLLYVVFDLFDNLSDFLDGNTPPLLILKYYAVLLPSVLVQIVPISLFLAVLYSLSSLTKNNELTAMRACGISITRLMLPYISVGLLASLVVAAIHETIGPKAAYWCKNFVREQKRADPNLVYVKRQVAVKNQAARRAWLIGEFDVRTYLMRNVEITQQREDMSDEWRARAKEARWLDGRWWLRELEWRDYDADSNPIGAPRFYLTREMPQLTETPDFFLNEVKEPEFLTSRELYEYLQVNSRRDPAALARIRADMHFKIAEPWTCLIVTLLGIPFGAQTGRKGALLGVTLSIGLVFSYFVLVKVALSMAKNMVIPAALGAWLPNVLFLVIGVILVARMR; the protein is encoded by the coding sequence ATGAAATTAATTGACCGGTATCTTCTGGGCACGTTCCTGACGCCTTTTGTATATGTGTTACTGGCGTTTTGCCTGCTGTACGTCGTATTTGATCTTTTCGACAACCTATCCGATTTTCTGGACGGCAACACGCCGCCTCTGCTCATTCTGAAATACTACGCCGTCCTTCTACCGTCTGTGCTTGTCCAAATCGTTCCGATCTCCCTTTTTCTGGCCGTCCTCTACTCGCTGTCCAGTCTGACCAAGAACAATGAACTGACGGCGATGCGGGCCTGCGGGATCAGCATAACCCGCTTGATGCTGCCTTACATCTCAGTCGGTCTTTTGGCCAGCCTGGTTGTCGCGGCCATCCACGAAACCATTGGGCCAAAGGCGGCCTACTGGTGCAAAAATTTTGTCCGGGAGCAAAAGCGTGCGGACCCGAATTTGGTGTATGTCAAACGCCAGGTCGCTGTCAAAAATCAGGCCGCGCGGAGAGCGTGGCTCATCGGCGAATTCGACGTGAGAACCTACCTGATGCGAAACGTTGAGATTACCCAGCAGCGGGAAGACATGTCCGATGAATGGCGAGCACGGGCAAAGGAGGCGCGCTGGTTGGACGGACGGTGGTGGCTTCGCGAGCTGGAGTGGCGCGACTACGACGCAGACAGCAATCCCATCGGCGCTCCGCGCTTTTACCTGACGCGCGAGATGCCTCAATTGACCGAAACACCGGACTTCTTCCTAAACGAGGTCAAGGAGCCCGAATTTCTCACGAGCCGCGAGCTCTACGAATATTTGCAGGTCAACAGCCGCCGCGACCCGGCCGCTTTGGCACGGATCCGAGCCGACATGCACTTCAAGATCGCCGAACCGTGGACCTGCCTTATCGTTACGCTCCTGGGCATCCCGTTCGGCGCTCAAACCGGTCGCAAGGGCGCATTGCTCGGCGTCACCCTCTCGATCGGGCTCGTCTTCAGCTATTTCGTCCTTGTCAAGGTGGCCTTATCCATGGCGAAAAATATGGTAATTCCAGCAGCTCTCGGGGCATGGCTGCCGAATGTTCTGTTCCTAGTCATCGGAGTAATTCTCGTGGCCCGCATGCGATAA
- a CDS encoding glycosyltransferase family 2 protein gives MKTERCCAVVPAFCEAATIGGVVSGLRQLGIDVIVVDDGSSDSTASVASAHGAHVVRHETNSGKGAALQTGISLALERGYDWIATLDGDGQHDPQDLATLMEAAARMAADIICGNRMASPSGMPWIRRLTNRTMSRWISRAAGSDIPDSQCGFRLYRAELLRHLRCGSTRFEWESEILLRAAASGARIISAPVRCIYGGERSKIRPIRDTLRFWRMWRQVLRELRHSRNR, from the coding sequence ATGAAAACAGAGCGTTGTTGCGCCGTTGTTCCTGCTTTTTGCGAGGCCGCGACCATCGGGGGCGTGGTCTCGGGGCTTCGGCAGCTCGGGATTGACGTGATTGTCGTCGACGACGGCTCCAGCGACAGCACCGCGTCCGTCGCATCCGCGCACGGAGCCCACGTAGTTCGTCATGAGACCAATTCGGGCAAGGGAGCCGCCCTACAAACCGGTATTTCACTCGCCCTGGAGCGTGGTTACGACTGGATCGCCACGCTTGACGGTGACGGACAGCACGACCCTCAGGATCTTGCCACCCTGATGGAAGCCGCCGCCCGCATGGCCGCAGACATCATTTGTGGGAACCGGATGGCAAGTCCATCCGGCATGCCCTGGATTCGGAGATTGACCAATCGGACGATGAGCCGATGGATCAGCCGCGCGGCCGGCAGTGACATTCCCGATTCGCAATGCGGATTCCGCCTCTACCGTGCGGAACTTCTGCGCCATCTGAGATGCGGATCAACGCGATTCGAATGGGAAAGCGAAATCCTACTCCGCGCGGCCGCTTCGGGCGCACGAATCATTTCAGCTCCCGTCCGCTGCATTTATGGCGGCGAACGGAGCAAGATTCGGCCGATTCGGGACACGCTCCGTTTCTGGCGAATGTGGCGACAAGTCTTGCGCGAACTTCGTCACTCCCGAAACCGGTAG
- the lipA gene encoding lipoyl synthase — protein sequence MPRIPPWIRLRMNAESEFAHVHNLMGDLGLHTVCKSAKCPNIHECWGRGTATMMLLGNLCTRACRFCAVPAGRPRGLDLDEPRRVAEAARRMNLRHVVLTSVARDDLPDGGAGIFAETILAIRRELPGATIEVLTPDFQGNFDSLNLVLDAKPDVFNHNLETVKRLQAAIRPQASYGRSLSVLRAAARRPEPPVVKSGLMVGLGETDEEITEAMRDLYEAGVRLLTVGQYLQPTRAHRPVARYVEPERFAAYEREARAMGFLGVASGPMVRSSYKAEELLKAAREAASLAAP from the coding sequence ATGCCTCGAATTCCACCTTGGATACGTCTCCGCATGAATGCGGAGAGCGAGTTTGCCCATGTTCATAATCTGATGGGCGACCTGGGGCTTCATACCGTCTGCAAAAGTGCCAAGTGTCCGAACATTCACGAATGCTGGGGCCGAGGCACGGCCACGATGATGCTCCTGGGTAATCTCTGCACGCGGGCCTGTCGTTTTTGCGCGGTTCCGGCCGGACGGCCGCGTGGATTGGACCTGGATGAACCGCGGCGGGTTGCCGAGGCGGCCCGACGCATGAATTTGCGTCATGTGGTGCTGACGAGCGTCGCGCGCGACGACTTGCCGGATGGCGGGGCGGGCATTTTCGCGGAAACGATTCTGGCGATACGGCGCGAGCTTCCTGGCGCGACGATCGAGGTGTTGACGCCGGATTTCCAGGGCAATTTCGACAGTTTGAACCTTGTCCTCGATGCGAAGCCTGATGTCTTCAACCACAATCTGGAGACCGTCAAGCGACTGCAGGCGGCGATCCGTCCACAGGCCTCCTACGGCCGATCCCTCTCTGTGTTGCGGGCGGCGGCGCGTCGACCCGAACCCCCTGTGGTCAAATCGGGGCTGATGGTGGGTCTCGGAGAAACGGACGAGGAGATAACCGAGGCGATGCGCGATCTCTATGAGGCCGGTGTTCGTTTATTGACAGTGGGGCAATATCTGCAGCCCACGCGTGCTCATCGCCCCGTGGCGCGATATGTCGAGCCGGAGCGGTTTGCCGCGTATGAGCGAGAGGCCCGCGCCATGGGATTTCTGGGCGTCGCTTCTGGTCCGATGGTTCGATCATCCTACAAGGCCGAGGAGTTGTTGAAAGCGGCCCGGGAAGCCGCGAGTCTGGCCGCCCCCTGA